A stretch of the uncultured Desulfobacter sp. genome encodes the following:
- a CDS encoding lysylphosphatidylglycerol synthase transmembrane domain-containing protein: MQKNSPNKKGKFKKIDIAWIWPFLLSGFILYAFLRHDFSAITNVCQQIAWPLIGLSVGFNLFILYFRVYKWAIIFKPMNRKFTYFNMCLSLFTGGLVNMVIPARVGGLVQAFLIGEKENESFFTALGTVALVRILDSIMLIFFGILILLIWNIPQTGDEYFQSIFRTAGTAGLFLALLVMILFAFTKSPKTMDKLIHILLVPVPNRFKPGTKTAIDRFRQGLICLNFAGYVCLGLLLSLLFWLLCGLNVFILLKAIGIGFEGMLPSFLILLAQAFSMGIPAPANIGPYHAATVTVLSFYGVPAQSALYAAIVMHAAMFISNTVPGLLYLWLDKTPIFAILKGLKNVNQTLR; encoded by the coding sequence ATGCAGAAAAATTCACCTAATAAAAAAGGCAAATTCAAAAAAATCGACATTGCCTGGATCTGGCCTTTTCTGTTGTCAGGATTCATCCTCTATGCCTTTTTACGACACGATTTTTCAGCAATTACAAACGTATGTCAACAGATTGCCTGGCCCCTGATCGGCTTGTCTGTTGGGTTTAATCTCTTCATTTTATACTTTCGTGTTTATAAATGGGCCATTATTTTCAAACCCATGAACCGTAAGTTCACATATTTCAACATGTGCCTTTCCCTATTTACCGGCGGACTTGTCAATATGGTTATCCCGGCAAGGGTAGGCGGTCTGGTTCAAGCTTTTCTTATCGGAGAAAAGGAAAATGAAAGTTTTTTTACGGCCCTTGGGACCGTTGCCCTGGTCAGAATATTGGACAGCATCATGCTTATTTTTTTCGGTATTTTAATTTTGCTCATATGGAACATCCCCCAGACAGGGGATGAATACTTTCAATCCATTTTTAGAACCGCCGGCACAGCAGGTTTATTTTTGGCACTTCTTGTCATGATTCTCTTTGCGTTCACGAAAAGCCCAAAAACAATGGACAAACTTATACACATTCTGCTTGTGCCTGTACCCAACCGGTTCAAGCCCGGGACAAAAACTGCCATCGACCGTTTCCGCCAGGGATTGATATGCCTTAACTTTGCCGGGTATGTCTGTTTGGGACTTTTATTGAGCCTACTTTTCTGGCTGCTCTGCGGGCTAAACGTATTTATCCTGCTCAAGGCGATAGGAATCGGATTTGAGGGAATGTTGCCTTCGTTTTTAATTCTTCTGGCCCAGGCTTTTTCCATGGGCATTCCAGCACCGGCCAATATAGGCCCGTATCATGCGGCCACGGTAACGGTTCTCTCTTTTTACGGTGTGCCTGCCCAATCCGCTCTCTATGCAGCCATTGTCATGCACGCAGCAATGTTTATTTCAAATACGGTTCCAGGGCTGTTGTATCTATGGCTGGATAAAACACCGATATTTGCGATACTCAAAGGACTCAAAAATGTCAACCAAACCTTGCGATAA
- a CDS encoding amino acid adenylation domain-containing protein yields MSTKPCDNIYPLSLIQEDIWLSQMIHNEIPLYNIGGNVKINGYIDVDIFIETQNRVAQQNDAFRMVFHKGDTLPYFGFSDTADKMVLKDFSSHANPDKAAMQWWAKEFCKPFELYDTQLSRYFLLKTSEKSFYYAVCAHHLTMDGYCFALLHQRLIENYNALVKGSGKTDSKPSYVDFLGNDSAYRSSDAFGQAKTYWSKKFNNIPSPMIPRRYAAGYKKTATPSAFSHIRLSPDFYYQLIKYSKQHQGNVFFLMTAVLYTYFLKTTDISQFVFSIPLLNRPTLEFMDTMGPFVNVVPVCLDFGLDIDIQTFFELLKTELKESFPHQRLPLGEINRAVKLKKTGRDQLFDVSLSYEKFDYSVMDYNGTGCEVNTMHNGWDQTPLTLAIKEYQKNTGVKLEFYYNLAAYKPDEIAFLMGRVRYMLQQLLDRPDIPLNRINILPETESKKLLVEFNHQGQTRSAPCKTICQTIAEAAGTYPDHTAVQLGTQQINYCNLNDKSERLASYLRPLLENPETIVGVYVDRSIELVVGILAILKAGGAYVPLDPNYPQKRIKFMIEDSGTSTILTLSKFASRLAEYKTRHIIALDNFPYENQAVTRTEPTLNADQLAYVIYTSGTTGKPKGVMCTHGGLANLVAAQNKIFGICHDSRVLQFASLNFDASVSEIFTTLSAGATLILAKKDNLMPGPPLLSTLEKQTISHVTLPPSALAVMDPVPLPGLTTLVTAGEPCPSGLFKKWGKGRRFINAYGPTEATVCASACVCTDEDTDQLPIGQPIDNTSLYVLNKNLEPVPIGVPGQLYIGGTGLARGYLNRPTLNQEKFIENPFKEITGHNRLYQTGDMVCFLTDSTLMFMGRFDHQVKIRGFRIEPEGIEKVLARHPKISQVVVIPKTDPSSERHLVAFFSSLKASTGNCLAVEIRQFAEKNLPGYMIPSRFVPIDDMPYTPSGKIDRRMLEGMDIQIRRPQNTTYLPANNTEKQLITLFSKVMNGNAISIESHDDFFKSGMDSLAAVRFINILEKTFNLRLLFSELMDNSTPHTLAKLLSGRTGLTQHQMIIPIAEGGTKPPFFCITAGYGDIVKLRELSHHLGKDQPFFMVQPSDAGTAMGTTHLAKQYAAQILNRCPNGPYRLGGYSAGGLMAYETARLLKKQGHDVDFLVMIGAPHSYNRFTRLVNKQIGSIMLRLLPDSDEKIVSNSIEILRALFLDKGLQYHLETLVGYRPAGYKGKIDYFQGKWAISRFLGTHNIWCRHAKGPFELHMLPGNHDSFMKPPHVATLAGRLKQCLAGLDPNKGKDK; encoded by the coding sequence ATGTCAACCAAACCTTGCGATAATATCTACCCCCTCTCTCTGATTCAAGAAGATATCTGGCTTTCCCAGATGATCCATAATGAGATTCCACTGTATAATATTGGCGGCAATGTCAAAATCAACGGATATATTGATGTTGACATTTTCATTGAGACCCAGAACCGGGTAGCCCAACAGAATGACGCCTTCAGAATGGTGTTTCACAAGGGCGATACACTGCCCTATTTTGGTTTTTCCGATACGGCCGACAAAATGGTCTTAAAGGATTTTTCAAGCCATGCAAATCCGGATAAAGCGGCCATGCAGTGGTGGGCAAAAGAATTTTGTAAACCCTTTGAACTCTATGATACTCAGCTATCCAGGTATTTTCTTTTAAAAACATCTGAAAAAAGCTTTTATTATGCGGTGTGCGCCCATCACCTGACAATGGACGGATACTGTTTTGCCCTTCTCCACCAACGGCTGATTGAAAACTATAACGCACTCGTAAAGGGTTCAGGAAAGACCGACAGCAAACCATCTTATGTTGATTTTCTTGGAAACGATTCAGCATACAGGTCATCTGATGCGTTCGGGCAGGCAAAAACGTATTGGTCTAAAAAATTTAACAACATTCCAAGCCCTATGATTCCCCGCCGATACGCAGCAGGGTACAAAAAAACTGCAACACCCAGCGCCTTTTCCCATATCCGGCTTAGCCCTGATTTCTACTATCAGCTAATCAAATATTCAAAACAGCACCAAGGGAATGTTTTTTTTCTCATGACTGCGGTTTTGTATACCTATTTTCTAAAGACCACTGATATTAGTCAGTTTGTGTTTTCCATACCATTGCTCAACCGGCCGACACTTGAATTCATGGATACCATGGGACCGTTTGTCAATGTGGTTCCGGTCTGTCTTGATTTTGGGCTGGATATTGATATTCAAACCTTTTTTGAACTGCTGAAGACCGAATTAAAAGAATCCTTTCCACACCAGCGGCTCCCCTTAGGTGAAATCAATCGGGCCGTAAAACTCAAAAAGACCGGACGAGATCAGCTTTTTGATGTGAGTCTGTCATATGAGAAATTCGACTACAGCGTTATGGATTATAACGGCACCGGATGTGAGGTCAATACCATGCACAACGGCTGGGATCAGACCCCTTTGACCCTGGCCATAAAAGAGTATCAGAAAAATACAGGCGTAAAACTTGAGTTTTACTATAACCTGGCTGCATACAAACCCGATGAAATTGCATTTTTAATGGGGCGGGTGCGGTACATGCTCCAACAACTCTTAGACAGGCCTGACATCCCTTTAAACCGGATTAACATCCTGCCTGAAACGGAATCAAAAAAACTTCTGGTGGAATTCAACCATCAAGGTCAGACCCGCTCTGCCCCATGTAAAACCATCTGTCAGACGATAGCTGAAGCAGCCGGGACCTATCCGGATCATACCGCTGTTCAACTGGGCACCCAACAAATCAACTATTGCAATCTAAACGATAAATCCGAGCGCCTGGCTTCTTATCTGAGACCTTTGCTTGAAAATCCTGAAACCATTGTTGGGGTTTATGTTGACAGATCCATTGAACTGGTGGTTGGCATCCTCGCCATATTAAAGGCAGGTGGCGCCTATGTTCCCCTGGACCCGAATTATCCCCAAAAAAGAATAAAATTCATGATTGAGGACTCAGGAACATCAACCATTTTAACCCTGAGTAAATTTGCATCAAGGCTTGCCGAATACAAAACACGCCACATTATTGCGTTGGACAATTTCCCCTATGAAAACCAAGCTGTTACAAGAACCGAACCGACCTTGAATGCCGACCAGTTAGCCTATGTCATTTACACCTCAGGCACAACCGGAAAGCCCAAAGGCGTCATGTGCACCCATGGTGGGCTTGCCAACCTTGTGGCAGCCCAGAACAAAATATTTGGCATTTGCCATGACAGCAGAGTTTTGCAATTTGCATCACTTAATTTTGATGCCTCTGTTTCAGAAATTTTTACCACCCTTTCGGCCGGGGCGACCCTGATTCTGGCGAAAAAAGACAATCTGATGCCGGGCCCCCCGCTGCTGTCCACCCTTGAAAAACAAACAATTTCCCATGTAACACTGCCCCCGTCTGCGCTTGCAGTTATGGACCCTGTGCCGCTGCCCGGTCTTACCACCCTGGTGACCGCAGGAGAGCCCTGCCCTTCAGGGCTGTTTAAAAAATGGGGAAAAGGACGCCGTTTCATCAACGCATACGGCCCCACCGAAGCCACGGTCTGTGCGTCCGCCTGCGTTTGCACCGATGAAGACACAGACCAGCTGCCCATAGGCCAACCCATTGACAATACAAGTCTCTATGTCCTGAACAAAAATCTTGAACCAGTCCCCATTGGCGTACCCGGACAATTGTATATCGGCGGCACAGGCCTGGCCAGGGGGTATCTGAACCGCCCCACACTGAACCAGGAAAAATTTATTGAAAATCCATTCAAAGAGATCACCGGTCACAACCGACTTTACCAAACCGGGGACATGGTATGTTTTTTAACGGATTCAACCCTTATGTTTATGGGCCGATTTGACCACCAGGTCAAAATCAGGGGATTCCGGATCGAGCCTGAAGGGATTGAAAAGGTTCTTGCACGCCACCCCAAAATATCCCAGGTTGTTGTGATTCCCAAGACCGACCCATCATCGGAAAGACACCTTGTCGCATTTTTTTCAAGCCTTAAAGCTTCTACAGGCAACTGTCTTGCTGTGGAGATCAGACAGTTTGCCGAAAAAAACCTGCCCGGCTACATGATACCGTCCCGATTCGTCCCCATCGACGACATGCCTTATACACCAAGCGGAAAAATAGACCGCCGGATGTTGGAAGGTATGGATATTCAGATCAGACGACCCCAAAACACCACGTATCTTCCGGCCAATAACACCGAAAAACAACTGATTACCCTTTTTTCCAAAGTGATGAATGGGAACGCCATATCCATAGAAAGCCATGACGATTTCTTTAAATCGGGCATGGACTCCCTTGCTGCAGTAAGATTTATCAATATCCTGGAAAAAACCTTCAATCTCCGGCTGCTATTTTCCGAACTGATGGACAACAGCACCCCCCACACCCTGGCGAAACTATTGTCAGGCCGCACAGGCCTGACCCAGCACCAAATGATTATTCCCATTGCAGAGGGCGGAACCAAACCGCCTTTTTTTTGTATAACCGCCGGCTACGGGGATATAGTGAAGCTGCGCGAGTTGTCCCATCACCTTGGCAAGGATCAACCCTTTTTCATGGTCCAGCCCAGTGATGCCGGCACGGCAATGGGAACAACCCATCTGGCCAAACAGTATGCGGCCCAAATTTTAAACCGGTGCCCCAACGGCCCGTACAGGCTTGGCGGTTACAGTGCAGGCGGTTTGATGGCCTATGAAACCGCCCGCCTGCTCAAAAAACAGGGCCATGACGTGGATTTTTTAGTTATGATCGGAGCACCGCACAGCTATAATCGATTTACCCGTCTTGTGAACAAGCAAATCGGATCGATTATGTTACGTCTGCTGCCTGATTCTGACGAAAAAATCGTCTCAAACAGTATAGAAATCTTGAGAGCTCTATTCCTTGACAAGGGGCTCCAATATCATTTGGAGACTTTGGTTGGGTATCGCCCCGCAGGCTACAAGGGAAAAATTGATTATTTCCAGGGCAAGTGGGCGATATCCAGATTTTTGGGCACCCACAATATCTGGTGCAGGCATGCAAAGGGCCCGTTTGAACTGCACATGCTCCCCGGCAACCATGACAGTTTTATGAAGCCCCCCCATGTGGCCACACTGGCCGGCAGACTCAAACAATGCCTGGCCGGCCTTGACCCCAACAAAGGCAAAGACAAATGA
- a CDS encoding glycosyltransferase: MNITIVALGSSGDAYPSIALGLGLKKAGCKVCLAANPVFETDALKRGINVFPIQTMLRQSLADTPDSTKPSKPLNPLRFLRSKKKHIVPILDQIVTDIRHACQDADLILYNMLGLPAHHFAKQTGVKAFPICLQPLGRTNGFPCPVISSNIHVPKMLNAASYRVAEKCMALFLNKSDQLKGKASFQDFFQEVYSENIPVFHGFSACVLPKPSDWSDNMHITGYWFLDPPGDWSPPKCLQTFLSQGAAPVCVGFGSMNDPDINITIEKAVQGILQAGHRVILLTGWSEETFSKPANPDVYVAKNIPHSWLFSKVCAVVHHGGAGTTGAALRAGIPSIIIPFFFDQGFWADRLEKLGAGPPRLSKKALSPQTMTSCINKVLDNKIMNDRLKDISFKLNEENGVDNAVNLLLNN; the protein is encoded by the coding sequence ATGAATATTACAATTGTGGCGTTGGGCTCCAGTGGAGATGCCTATCCTTCCATCGCCCTGGGACTTGGATTAAAAAAGGCCGGATGCAAGGTCTGCCTTGCAGCCAACCCGGTTTTTGAAACCGATGCCCTGAAGCGGGGCATCAATGTTTTCCCTATTCAAACCATGTTAAGGCAGTCTTTAGCAGACACCCCCGACAGCACCAAGCCCTCCAAACCACTGAACCCTTTGCGTTTTTTGCGATCCAAAAAAAAACATATCGTACCGATTCTGGATCAGATTGTCACAGATATCCGCCATGCCTGCCAGGATGCGGATTTGATTCTTTACAATATGCTGGGCCTGCCGGCCCATCATTTTGCCAAACAAACCGGCGTCAAAGCATTTCCAATTTGCCTTCAGCCCCTAGGCCGGACCAATGGGTTCCCATGCCCTGTGATTTCCTCAAACATCCATGTTCCAAAAATGCTCAATGCAGCAAGCTACAGGGTTGCTGAAAAATGCATGGCACTTTTTTTAAACAAAAGCGATCAGTTAAAAGGAAAAGCCTCGTTCCAGGATTTTTTTCAGGAAGTATATTCTGAAAACATCCCAGTTTTCCATGGTTTCAGTGCCTGTGTCCTTCCAAAACCTTCCGACTGGTCGGACAATATGCATATCACCGGTTACTGGTTTCTGGATCCTCCCGGGGACTGGTCCCCCCCCAAATGCCTGCAAACGTTTCTAAGCCAGGGCGCTGCACCGGTATGTGTCGGGTTTGGCTCCATGAATGATCCGGATATCAACATTACCATTGAAAAAGCTGTGCAGGGAATCCTTCAGGCCGGCCACAGAGTGATCCTTTTAACGGGTTGGAGCGAAGAGACCTTTAGCAAACCCGCCAACCCTGATGTTTACGTGGCAAAAAACATCCCCCATTCCTGGCTATTTTCCAAAGTCTGTGCCGTAGTCCACCATGGCGGTGCCGGCACCACAGGGGCGGCCCTTAGGGCAGGCATACCATCGATTATCATTCCATTCTTTTTTGACCAGGGATTCTGGGCCGACAGACTTGAAAAACTTGGGGCAGGACCGCCGCGCTTGTCAAAAAAAGCGTTAAGCCCCCAAACCATGACATCTTGTATCAACAAAGTACTGGATAACAAAATCATGAATGACAGACTCAAAGACATCAGCTTTAAGCTGAACGAGGAAAACGGCGTTGATAATGCGGTAAATCTTTTGTTAAACAATTGA
- a CDS encoding methyl-accepting chemotaxis protein → MSGNFFKNVKISSKLWGLTGILLLFLLILGGSSYLLITQIIHDSHEFAVEAKYNEKIIEIELGHLQWANEIETLFVENKEKLDVQFDHEQCAFGRFLASDEATALSKLSPDIARILKDIVPIHKKLHDSAAKINDVWAQTHQGLGVTLEKLLAAHLEWMQSVSQSIMTQSTIDVQTDPETCQLGEWLNGKHAQTIMTQWPEFAAIIKKIHRPHKALHTSVFQLNQAATIEEKIELYNQIIPPAYNELKRYFDEIISLEMALEHKQQEAKEIYHNETAPALTSIVSSLSQLKDQITEHEHMLKETMDHEASVAKSMIIVIALIAIILGIVISFILIRLITRPLIETEAFSNKLAKGDFSQTLNIDQNDEVGKMVKSINAMAASLKDALKEISDGAKTLDESATSLSNVSTQMTSNSKETEERSNSVSAAAEEMSTTMNSVAAASEQATVNVQNIASAIEEMSATINEIATNTSKGNQTTVEAVEKSKFVSDKMSVLNQAASEINKVTEAISDISEQTNLLALNATIEAARAGDAGKGFAVVASEIKALANQTADATNDITEKIQGVQKTTEEAFSAIESIGEIIEELSSIVSTVATAIEEQSATTQEISDNVNQAALGMQEVSDNVNQVSGVAGEVTQDIQQVNQSATEVSSGSLHVNNSAVELSNLSEQLNQLTNKFKFN, encoded by the coding sequence ATGTCTGGCAATTTTTTTAAAAATGTGAAAATCAGCTCTAAATTATGGGGATTAACCGGTATTTTACTCTTATTCCTTCTGATCCTTGGCGGCAGTTCGTATTTGCTGATCACACAAATCATTCATGACAGTCACGAATTTGCTGTCGAAGCGAAATATAACGAAAAAATTATAGAAATTGAACTTGGACATTTGCAATGGGCAAATGAGATTGAAACGCTGTTTGTAGAAAACAAAGAGAAACTTGACGTTCAATTTGACCATGAACAATGTGCCTTTGGCAGATTTCTGGCAAGTGATGAAGCAACGGCCCTGTCAAAACTGTCCCCAGACATAGCGAGAATTCTAAAGGATATTGTGCCTATCCATAAAAAACTGCATGATTCCGCGGCGAAAATTAATGATGTCTGGGCACAAACCCACCAAGGACTGGGTGTAACACTGGAAAAACTATTGGCGGCACATTTAGAATGGATGCAGTCCGTATCACAATCCATCATGACCCAATCAACCATTGATGTACAAACAGATCCCGAAACATGTCAATTAGGTGAATGGCTCAATGGCAAACACGCACAAACAATTATGACCCAGTGGCCTGAGTTTGCAGCGATTATCAAAAAAATCCACAGACCGCACAAAGCGCTTCATACCTCCGTGTTCCAACTTAATCAAGCGGCAACCATTGAAGAAAAAATAGAATTATATAATCAAATTATCCCACCCGCTTACAATGAATTAAAACGATATTTTGATGAAATTATCAGCCTTGAAATGGCGTTGGAACATAAACAGCAGGAAGCAAAAGAGATCTATCACAATGAAACGGCACCGGCTTTAACATCTATCGTATCGTCGCTTTCTCAGCTCAAAGACCAGATCACCGAGCATGAACACATGTTGAAAGAGACTATGGATCATGAGGCTTCGGTAGCCAAATCAATGATTATTGTCATCGCTTTGATCGCAATCATTTTAGGCATTGTGATATCGTTTATACTGATCCGTTTGATCACACGCCCGTTAATTGAAACAGAGGCATTTAGCAATAAATTGGCCAAAGGCGATTTTTCCCAGACCTTAAATATCGACCAAAACGATGAAGTCGGAAAGATGGTAAAATCCATAAATGCAATGGCGGCATCCTTAAAAGACGCACTCAAAGAGATCTCCGACGGGGCGAAAACATTGGATGAGTCTGCAACCTCGCTGTCCAATGTATCAACCCAAATGACATCAAATTCAAAAGAGACCGAAGAGCGGTCCAACAGCGTATCAGCCGCGGCAGAAGAGATGTCAACAACCATGAATAGTGTAGCCGCCGCGTCTGAACAGGCCACAGTGAATGTCCAGAATATTGCGTCCGCGATAGAAGAGATGTCCGCGACAATTAATGAGATTGCAACCAATACATCAAAAGGAAACCAAACAACGGTTGAAGCGGTTGAGAAGTCAAAATTTGTTTCTGATAAAATGAGCGTCTTGAATCAAGCGGCATCGGAAATAAATAAGGTCACAGAGGCAATATCCGATATTTCTGAACAAACCAACTTACTGGCATTAAATGCAACCATCGAAGCGGCCAGAGCTGGAGATGCGGGTAAGGGCTTTGCCGTAGTTGCAAGCGAAATCAAAGCCCTTGCAAATCAGACAGCCGATGCGACCAATGACATAACCGAAAAAATCCAAGGCGTTCAAAAAACAACAGAAGAGGCGTTTTCCGCCATAGAATCAATTGGTGAGATAATTGAAGAACTCAGCAGCATTGTGTCGACGGTTGCCACCGCCATTGAAGAACAATCTGCCACGACCCAGGAAATTTCCGATAACGTGAACCAGGCGGCATTGGGTATGCAGGAAGTAAGTGACAACGTAAACCAAGTCTCAGGCGTTGCCGGAGAAGTCACACAGGATATCCAGCAGGTAAATCAATCTGCAACCGAGGTAAGCTCCGGAAGCCTTCATGTGAACAACAGTGCTGTAGAGTTATCTAACCTGTCAGAACAATTAAACCAATTAACCAATAAATTTAAATTCAATTAA